The Thermococcus sp. CX2 genome includes a window with the following:
- a CDS encoding PINc/VapC family ATPase has protein sequence MRVFVADTSVIVDGRLTQFLSTLEDKVKVVIPEAVIAEIEHQANEGKAIGHVGLEELKKLREMSTQGKILLEFYGERPELWQISRAKAGEIDHMVREVAQTLGATLITGDQVQRDIALAKGIDVIYLTAKKEVRHRLEDFFDETTMSVHLKAGLRPMAKKGKPGEWMLIPVRDEVLTDEELEEIADDIVERARRDPESFIELDEPGATVVQLRNYRIVIAKPPFADRIEITAVRPVTKLSIEDYDLSEKLLERLTDKAEGILIAGAPGEGKTTFAQALAEYYASMGKIVKTMEKPRDLQVSDEITQYTALAGRMEKTGDILLLVRPDYTIFDEMRKTSDFKIYADLRLAGVGMVGVVHATKPIDAIQRFIGRVELGMIPQIVDTVIFIKAGRVAKVLTLEYLVKVPTGMKEEDLARPVIEVRDFDTGELEYEIYTYGEEISVVPVKKEEKAPALRLAEKRLKQEIKKFLPDVYAEVEIVSPHKAVIYADEFDIPAIIGKKGKRITELEKRIGISIDVKSFAEREAAKPKEKIPVDVEEKKKTIVLRVSPDYAKKPLKFYGGEQYVFTATPSKKGLVKVSKSTPIGKELKRLLDAGIPIWASA, from the coding sequence ATGAGAGTGTTCGTTGCTGATACGAGTGTTATAGTTGATGGCCGCCTTACGCAGTTCCTGTCAACACTTGAGGACAAAGTTAAGGTCGTCATCCCTGAAGCAGTCATTGCCGAGATAGAGCATCAGGCCAATGAAGGGAAGGCTATAGGTCATGTGGGACTTGAGGAGCTCAAGAAGCTCCGTGAGATGTCCACCCAAGGAAAGATACTCCTCGAGTTCTACGGCGAGCGGCCCGAGCTCTGGCAGATAAGTAGAGCGAAGGCTGGAGAGATAGACCACATGGTTAGGGAGGTCGCTCAAACGCTGGGCGCAACGCTCATAACTGGTGACCAGGTGCAGAGAGACATAGCCCTCGCCAAGGGTATAGACGTGATTTACCTGACGGCCAAGAAAGAAGTCAGGCACCGCTTGGAGGACTTCTTTGACGAGACCACGATGAGCGTTCACCTGAAAGCTGGCTTAAGGCCGATGGCAAAGAAGGGAAAGCCAGGTGAGTGGATGCTCATTCCAGTTCGCGACGAGGTTCTGACCGATGAAGAGCTCGAAGAGATCGCCGATGACATAGTCGAGCGCGCGAGGCGTGACCCAGAATCCTTTATAGAACTCGACGAGCCTGGAGCGACCGTCGTCCAGCTAAGGAACTACCGTATAGTTATCGCCAAGCCGCCCTTTGCCGACAGGATTGAGATAACCGCCGTTAGACCAGTCACGAAGCTGAGTATAGAGGACTACGATCTGAGCGAGAAGCTCTTGGAGAGGCTCACGGACAAGGCGGAGGGTATCCTGATAGCCGGCGCCCCTGGAGAAGGCAAGACCACCTTTGCCCAGGCTTTGGCTGAGTACTACGCCTCTATGGGCAAGATAGTGAAAACCATGGAGAAGCCGAGGGACCTGCAGGTGAGCGACGAGATAACCCAGTACACGGCTTTGGCCGGTAGAATGGAAAAGACTGGAGACATACTCCTCCTCGTCAGGCCGGACTACACGATATTCGACGAGATGAGAAAGACCAGCGACTTCAAGATATACGCTGATCTGAGACTGGCCGGCGTCGGAATGGTCGGTGTCGTGCATGCCACAAAGCCGATAGATGCAATTCAGAGGTTCATCGGAAGGGTCGAGCTGGGAATGATACCCCAGATAGTCGACACGGTAATCTTCATTAAGGCCGGAAGGGTCGCCAAGGTTCTGACCCTTGAATACCTCGTTAAGGTGCCAACCGGCATGAAGGAGGAGGACTTGGCCAGGCCCGTCATAGAAGTCAGGGACTTTGATACCGGCGAGCTGGAGTACGAGATTTACACTTACGGCGAGGAGATAAGTGTTGTCCCAGTGAAGAAGGAGGAGAAGGCTCCAGCTTTACGGCTCGCGGAGAAGAGGCTCAAGCAGGAGATAAAGAAGTTCCTGCCAGATGTTTACGCCGAGGTCGAGATAGTCAGCCCGCACAAGGCGGTAATCTACGCCGACGAGTTCGACATTCCGGCGATAATAGGCAAGAAGGGCAAGCGCATCACTGAGCTTGAGAAGCGCATAGGAATAAGCATAGACGTCAAGAGCTTCGCCGAGAGGGAAGCGGCAAAGCCGAAGGAGAAGATACCCGTAGATGTGGAGGAAAAGAAGAAGACGATAGTGCTCAGGGTTTCCCCAGACTACGCCAAGAAGCCGCTCAAGTTCTACGGCGGCGAGCAGTACGTCTTCACCGCAACGCCAAGCAAGAAGGGCCTCGTCAAGGTAAGCAAGAGCACACCGATAGGGAAGGAGCTGAAGAGGCTCCTTGATGCGGGCATTCCGATATGGGCCTCGGCCTGA
- the meaB gene encoding methylmalonyl Co-A mutase-associated GTPase MeaB: protein MIDELIERMLNGDKRATARLITLVENDEEKAREIIKRIYPYTGNAYIVGITGPPGAGKSTLLDKLIRVAREEGKLVGVIAIDPTSPFTGGALLGDRIRMQRHSTDPGVFIRSMATRGSLGGLAKATSDAIKVLDAYGCDVIFVETVGVGQIEIDIVKTADTVVLVTVPGLGDDIQAIKAGLMEIADIFVINKADKEGADATYFELNLMLDLEKERWEKRGWRPPIIETVATTMKGIRDLWKAINDYMEFLEESGEIERKRKFRAEEEIKTIISGTIVRKISERLNEDEVTALIDRIVRREMDPYSAADLVLEKALGVKV from the coding sequence ATGATAGACGAACTAATTGAGCGCATGCTTAATGGTGACAAGAGGGCCACCGCGCGTTTGATAACCCTCGTCGAGAACGACGAGGAAAAAGCCCGGGAGATAATCAAGCGTATCTATCCCTACACGGGCAACGCTTACATAGTCGGCATCACCGGTCCTCCTGGCGCGGGGAAATCGACCCTCCTCGACAAGCTTATCCGCGTTGCGAGGGAGGAAGGTAAACTCGTCGGTGTTATCGCCATAGATCCAACTTCTCCGTTCACCGGTGGTGCCCTTCTCGGCGACAGGATAAGGATGCAGCGCCATTCGACAGATCCGGGCGTTTTCATAAGGAGCATGGCCACACGCGGTTCCCTTGGCGGTTTGGCTAAGGCCACGAGCGACGCCATAAAGGTTCTCGACGCCTACGGCTGCGATGTCATCTTCGTAGAGACTGTTGGCGTTGGCCAAATCGAGATTGACATAGTGAAAACCGCCGACACTGTAGTTCTCGTAACCGTTCCTGGCCTCGGGGACGACATTCAGGCCATAAAGGCCGGGCTGATGGAGATAGCGGACATATTCGTCATAAACAAGGCCGACAAAGAGGGGGCTGACGCTACCTACTTCGAGCTCAACCTCATGCTCGACCTCGAGAAGGAGCGCTGGGAAAAGAGAGGCTGGAGACCGCCCATAATCGAGACCGTTGCGACGACGATGAAGGGGATACGGGATCTCTGGAAGGCAATAAACGACTACATGGAGTTTCTTGAGGAGAGCGGCGAGATAGAACGCAAGAGAAAGTTCCGCGCCGAGGAGGAGATAAAGACCATAATCTCCGGTACTATAGTGAGAAAGATAAGCGAGAGGCTCAACGAGGATGAGGTCACTGCCCTAATAGATAGAATCGTGCGGCGTGAGATGGATCCGTATTCTGCCGCGGATTTGGTTCTCGAAAAAGCCCTGGGGGTGAAAGTGTGA
- a CDS encoding Maf-like protein, with amino-acid sequence MLVLASASPRRREILGRFIKEFKVVPSNASEECSLTEPKAYVVELARRKAREVYGRTGGTVIGADTVVSIDGHILGKPRDEEEAYKMLRLLSGRVHRVTTGYCIIHEGKEHCGAVVTEVKFRELSDELIWAYIRTGEPMDKAGAYGIQGKGGLLVEWIKGDYYNVVGFPIEIILKLRELGFEVL; translated from the coding sequence ATGTTAGTGCTGGCCTCCGCAAGTCCGAGGAGAAGGGAAATACTTGGCAGGTTCATAAAGGAGTTCAAGGTTGTCCCGAGCAATGCGAGCGAGGAGTGCTCTCTGACTGAGCCGAAGGCTTACGTCGTTGAGCTTGCGAGGAGGAAGGCGAGGGAGGTCTATGGGCGAACGGGTGGCACAGTCATCGGCGCCGACACCGTAGTATCAATAGACGGCCACATACTTGGCAAGCCAAGGGATGAGGAAGAGGCCTACAAAATGCTCAGGCTCCTCAGCGGCAGGGTTCACCGCGTTACAACCGGCTACTGCATAATCCACGAGGGGAAAGAGCACTGCGGGGCGGTCGTTACCGAGGTGAAGTTCCGCGAGCTTAGCGACGAGCTCATATGGGCCTACATAAGGACGGGCGAGCCCATGGACAAGGCCGGGGCGTATGGAATTCAGGGGAAGGGCGGGCTTTTGGTCGAATGGATTAAGGGTGACTACTACAACGTGGTCGGCTTTCCTATCGAGATAATACTGAAGTTGAGGGAGCTTGGCTTTGAGGTTTTATAA
- a CDS encoding DUF835 domain-containing protein — protein MPLKEKTIQTGPRIINYRYLNEVLKRDPDRIKILITRKPPFDIMGNNIYQIWLTKVPHSNAVHPSRLHVIEQMVWEHLQNGKVDVILDAVEYLMIEHGVEPTLRFVSKLRDMALLMDSNFYVTVSDGLDNKVLILLKRIVE, from the coding sequence ATGCCCCTCAAGGAAAAGACCATACAGACTGGGCCCCGAATAATAAACTACCGGTATCTCAATGAGGTACTCAAGAGGGACCCGGACCGGATAAAGATCCTCATAACTCGAAAGCCTCCCTTTGATATCATGGGAAACAACATCTATCAGATATGGCTCACCAAGGTGCCCCATTCAAACGCAGTTCATCCCTCAAGGTTGCATGTGATAGAGCAGATGGTCTGGGAGCATCTCCAAAATGGGAAGGTGGATGTCATTCTTGATGCTGTTGAATATCTCATGATTGAACACGGTGTTGAACCAACCCTTCGTTTTGTTAGCAAGCTCCGCGACATGGCTCTTCTCATGGACTCGAACTTCTACGTGACCGTCAGTGATGGGCTCGATAATAAGGTTCTCATCCTTCTCAAGAGAATCGTTGAGTAG
- the smc gene encoding chromosome segregation protein SMC, with translation MPYIEKIEMKGFKSYGNRKVVVPLSKGFTAIVGANGSGKSNIGDAVLFVLGGLSAKAMRATRISDLIFAGTKTEPPAKYAEVAMYFNNEDRGFPIDEDEVVIKRRVYPDGRSTYWLNGKRTSRSDILDVLSAAMISPEGYNLVLQGDITKFIKMSPTERRMIIDEISGIAEYDAKKEKALKELKQAEENLARVDLLIREVKAQLDKLEKERNDALRYLDLKERVERAKVTLLLGEIRKLENLIEESHVRDKGIEAEIAAIEERLKDVAREIIAKERELNAVEKELEEKSEDGILEVTRKISEVKSKIEMAKKNIELAQKEIEDSQRRLAKAKEELKKVSEEIEKSKSAIQRWSKRREKLKAEIKEKEVVNNELVIKLGEIDKNFAIAKQDFDRVVDELENAKKELYMKEGDVKKFEEEIERLKTKIAQDNTKRVALKSKIEEAKNSLENKRSELGEIDGKMAKAEARLRKAEKELEEKTKKLSKVTSELSKAREELIKAEAQKEVRGNRAIEFLKAQNIPGLYGSLGELIKVADEDYALAVEVALGGNYDNVVVEDDRVAEKAIKLLKEKKLGRLTFLPLNKIKPRSMKEKPSLGVPAMDVVQYDPRFKNAVAYALGDTLIVNDMDEARTVGIGRVRMVTLGGELLERSGAITGGHYRPRGKLSINTDELRRKVEALDREREALESAINALKLEIKGLQNELFEMRMRRSDLSKDLQVIQRELDRLLAEDKALKEEIEESERLIEVLEKKISDTKGEMAKLRGRVERLEKKKDKLKKALENPEARELNQKIREVEHEISSLREELSKVESKLEGLEVRINEELLPRKADLEEEIEGLINRINALRSNIAENEKAIAEFEKELEELRKAEENVKDELKELRERRERLRNEIVELRAEKEELTNKLQNLRIEANTLKIRLAQYEATLKEKQTELKHFDAKLIKSIKEIPLELEALKEEIERMEEEIRSLEPVNMKAIEDFEVVERRYLELKSKREQVVAEKESIEEFIEEIEGQKRNVFMQTLNEIAKNFSELFAKLSPGGSARLILENPDDPFAGGLEIEAKPAGKDVKRIEAMSGGEKALTALAFVFAIQRYKPAPFYLFDEIDAHLDDANVKRVADLIKEASENSQFIVITLRDVMMANAEKIIGVSMRNGVSRVVALSLEKAMKILEEARKKSEAEHAEMFGHLSG, from the coding sequence ATGCCATACATCGAGAAAATTGAAATGAAAGGTTTCAAATCCTACGGTAACCGAAAGGTCGTCGTTCCGCTTTCTAAGGGCTTTACAGCGATAGTTGGCGCCAACGGTTCTGGAAAGAGCAACATCGGTGACGCTGTTCTCTTCGTTCTCGGTGGTCTCTCTGCCAAGGCCATGCGCGCGACGAGGATAAGCGATTTAATCTTCGCCGGCACGAAGACTGAGCCCCCAGCTAAGTACGCCGAAGTTGCCATGTACTTCAACAACGAGGACAGGGGCTTCCCCATAGACGAGGATGAAGTCGTCATCAAGCGCCGCGTTTACCCCGATGGCAGGAGCACCTACTGGCTCAACGGGAAGAGAACTAGCAGGAGCGATATTCTCGACGTCCTCAGCGCTGCGATGATATCCCCTGAAGGATACAACCTTGTTCTCCAGGGAGACATAACCAAGTTCATCAAGATGAGCCCTACCGAGAGAAGGATGATCATCGACGAGATCTCTGGAATAGCCGAGTACGACGCCAAGAAGGAGAAGGCTTTGAAGGAGCTCAAGCAGGCCGAGGAAAACTTGGCGAGGGTCGATCTGCTCATAAGGGAAGTAAAGGCCCAGCTGGATAAGCTCGAGAAGGAGCGCAACGATGCTTTGAGGTACCTCGACCTAAAGGAGCGCGTTGAGAGGGCGAAGGTTACCCTTCTCCTAGGAGAGATTAGAAAACTCGAAAACCTTATCGAGGAAAGCCACGTTCGCGACAAGGGCATAGAAGCGGAAATAGCCGCCATAGAGGAGCGCCTTAAGGATGTTGCCAGAGAAATAATCGCCAAAGAGAGGGAGCTGAACGCGGTCGAGAAGGAGCTCGAAGAGAAGAGCGAGGACGGCATCCTTGAAGTAACGAGAAAGATAAGCGAGGTTAAGTCGAAGATAGAGATGGCCAAGAAGAACATCGAACTCGCCCAGAAGGAGATAGAAGACAGCCAGCGCCGCCTTGCCAAGGCCAAGGAGGAACTCAAGAAAGTTTCAGAGGAGATAGAGAAGAGCAAAAGCGCGATCCAGCGCTGGAGCAAGAGAAGGGAGAAGCTCAAGGCCGAGATAAAGGAGAAGGAAGTCGTCAATAACGAGCTGGTCATTAAACTGGGGGAGATAGACAAAAATTTCGCCATAGCCAAGCAGGACTTTGACCGGGTCGTTGACGAGCTTGAGAATGCTAAGAAGGAACTTTACATGAAGGAGGGCGACGTTAAGAAGTTCGAGGAGGAAATAGAGCGCCTTAAGACTAAGATCGCCCAGGACAATACAAAGAGGGTTGCCCTTAAATCCAAGATCGAGGAAGCGAAGAACTCCCTGGAAAACAAACGCTCCGAACTTGGTGAGATAGATGGCAAAATGGCAAAGGCCGAGGCTCGCCTGAGGAAAGCCGAGAAAGAACTCGAGGAGAAGACGAAGAAGCTGAGCAAGGTGACGAGTGAACTGAGCAAGGCCAGGGAGGAGCTGATAAAGGCCGAGGCCCAGAAGGAGGTAAGGGGCAACCGGGCGATAGAGTTCCTCAAGGCCCAGAACATTCCGGGCCTCTACGGTTCTCTGGGAGAGCTTATCAAGGTGGCAGATGAGGATTATGCTTTAGCCGTTGAAGTCGCTCTCGGCGGCAACTACGACAACGTTGTGGTAGAAGACGATAGGGTGGCCGAGAAGGCGATCAAGCTTCTTAAGGAGAAAAAGCTCGGAAGGCTAACCTTCCTCCCGCTCAACAAGATAAAGCCGCGCTCGATGAAGGAAAAACCAAGCCTTGGAGTTCCAGCGATGGACGTCGTCCAGTACGACCCGAGGTTCAAAAACGCAGTGGCATACGCCCTTGGCGACACGCTGATAGTCAACGACATGGATGAGGCCAGAACTGTTGGTATTGGCAGGGTCAGGATGGTGACCCTCGGCGGCGAGCTCCTCGAGAGGAGCGGAGCGATTACCGGCGGCCACTACAGGCCGAGGGGCAAGCTCTCAATCAACACCGACGAGCTTAGGAGAAAGGTCGAAGCCCTCGATAGGGAAAGGGAAGCCCTCGAGTCTGCAATCAACGCTCTCAAGCTCGAGATTAAGGGCCTTCAGAACGAGCTCTTTGAGATGCGCATGAGGAGAAGCGACCTCAGTAAGGATCTGCAGGTTATTCAGCGCGAGCTCGACAGGCTCCTCGCGGAAGACAAAGCTTTGAAGGAGGAAATCGAGGAGAGCGAGAGGCTCATCGAGGTTCTCGAGAAGAAGATAAGCGACACCAAGGGCGAGATGGCCAAGCTGAGGGGCAGGGTAGAGAGGCTTGAGAAGAAGAAGGATAAGCTCAAGAAGGCCCTGGAAAATCCTGAGGCGAGGGAGCTCAACCAGAAGATACGCGAGGTCGAGCACGAGATAAGCTCTCTCAGGGAGGAGCTGAGCAAGGTCGAGTCAAAGCTTGAGGGCCTTGAAGTAAGAATTAATGAGGAGCTCCTTCCAAGGAAGGCTGACCTTGAGGAGGAGATAGAGGGCCTCATCAACAGAATAAATGCCCTCAGGAGCAACATAGCGGAGAACGAGAAAGCCATAGCGGAGTTCGAGAAGGAGCTTGAGGAGCTCAGGAAAGCTGAGGAGAACGTTAAGGATGAACTCAAAGAGCTCCGCGAGAGGCGCGAGAGGCTTAGGAACGAGATAGTTGAGCTCCGCGCTGAGAAGGAAGAGCTCACGAACAAGCTCCAGAACCTCAGGATAGAGGCCAACACGCTGAAGATACGCCTCGCCCAGTACGAAGCCACGCTGAAGGAGAAGCAGACCGAGCTTAAGCACTTCGATGCGAAGCTCATCAAGTCTATAAAGGAGATACCGCTCGAGCTCGAGGCTCTGAAAGAGGAAATAGAGCGCATGGAGGAGGAGATACGCTCGCTCGAGCCAGTCAACATGAAAGCCATTGAGGACTTTGAGGTAGTTGAGCGCAGATACCTCGAGCTCAAGAGCAAGCGCGAGCAGGTCGTTGCAGAGAAGGAGAGCATAGAGGAGTTCATCGAGGAGATAGAGGGCCAGAAGAGGAACGTCTTCATGCAGACACTCAACGAGATCGCCAAGAACTTCTCCGAGCTCTTCGCCAAGCTCTCGCCGGGTGGAAGCGCGAGGCTCATCCTCGAAAATCCCGATGACCCCTTCGCAGGTGGACTGGAGATAGAAGCCAAGCCAGCCGGCAAGGACGTCAAGAGGATTGAAGCCATGAGCGGTGGCGAGAAGGCCTTAACCGCTTTAGCGTTCGTCTTCGCCATACAGCGCTACAAACCCGCCCCGTTCTACCTCTTCGATGAGATAGACGCCCACCTGGACGATGCAAACGTCAAGCGCGTTGCTGACCTGATAAAAGAGGCCTCAGAGAACAGCCAGTTCATCGTCATAACGCTCAGGGATGTCATGATGGCCAACGCAGAGAAGATAATAGGTGTCTCCATGAGGAACGGTGTTTCCAGGGTCGTCGCGCTCAGCCTTGAGAAGGCCATGAAGATACTCGAGGAGGCAAGGAAGAAGAGCGAGGCCGAGCACGCCGAGATGTTCGGCCATCTAAGCGGGTGA
- the minD gene encoding cell division ATPase MinD: MGRLISIASGKGGTGKTTTAANLSIALGKMGYKVCAVDADLTMANLSLVMGIDDAYTTIHDVLAGKASITDSIYATAYENVHLIPAAIDWEHVIRADPRKLPDTIRELKSQFDYVIIDSPAGLQMDAMNAMLSGEEVLLVTNPEISCITDTMKVGIVLKKAGLAILGFVLNRYGRSENDIPPDVAEEVMEVPLLAVIPEDPAVREATLEGVPVVEYKPDSEGARAYMELAQRIAKIAGFKARVMGS, from the coding sequence ATGGGCAGACTCATATCTATCGCTTCCGGCAAAGGAGGGACAGGGAAGACCACAACGGCTGCCAATTTATCAATAGCCCTCGGTAAGATGGGTTACAAGGTCTGTGCGGTCGATGCCGACTTAACTATGGCAAACCTAAGCCTAGTCATGGGTATCGACGATGCGTATACAACTATCCACGATGTTCTCGCCGGAAAGGCAAGCATAACCGATTCGATCTATGCCACTGCTTATGAAAACGTTCATCTCATCCCCGCGGCGATAGATTGGGAGCACGTTATAAGGGCCGACCCCAGAAAGCTTCCCGACACCATAAGGGAACTGAAGAGCCAGTTTGATTACGTCATCATCGACTCCCCAGCGGGACTCCAGATGGACGCCATGAACGCCATGCTGAGCGGCGAGGAGGTACTTCTCGTAACCAACCCCGAGATTTCGTGCATCACCGACACGATGAAGGTTGGCATAGTTCTTAAGAAGGCCGGTCTGGCGATCCTCGGGTTCGTGCTCAATCGGTACGGAAGAAGCGAGAACGATATTCCCCCCGATGTTGCTGAAGAAGTTATGGAGGTACCCCTGCTCGCGGTTATTCCGGAGGATCCAGCGGTGAGGGAAGCCACCCTGGAGGGTGTTCCGGTTGTCGAATACAAACCAGACTCCGAAGGTGCCAGGGCCTACATGGAGCTCGCACAGAGGATAGCAAAAATAGCCGGTTTTAAGGCGAGGGTGATGGGATCGTGA
- a CDS encoding cobalamin B12-binding domain-containing protein, which produces MVERSKVRVLVAKPGLDGHDRGAKVVARALRDAGFEVIYTGIRQTPEQIVESVIQEDVDVLGISILSGAHMVLIPKILKLLEEKGLKPNEDVLVIAGGIIPPDDAEELEKMGVAEVFGPGSPIGDIIKFIDDNVPKLKKFSSEN; this is translated from the coding sequence GTGGTCGAGCGCTCAAAAGTTAGGGTTCTCGTCGCAAAGCCTGGCCTTGACGGTCACGACAGGGGAGCAAAGGTCGTTGCGAGGGCCTTGCGCGATGCTGGTTTTGAAGTCATATACACTGGAATAAGGCAGACTCCTGAGCAGATAGTGGAGAGCGTTATCCAGGAGGATGTGGACGTTCTTGGCATAAGCATCCTCTCGGGAGCCCACATGGTCCTCATACCGAAGATACTCAAGCTCTTGGAGGAAAAGGGACTAAAGCCCAACGAAGACGTCCTCGTCATTGCCGGCGGAATAATACCTCCTGACGACGCCGAAGAACTTGAAAAAATGGGCGTTGCTGAAGTCTTTGGCCCCGGCAGTCCAATCGGCGACATCATAAAGTTCATAGACGACAACGTTCCAAAGCTCAAGAAGTTCTCATCTGAGAACTGA
- a CDS encoding ATP/GTP-binding protein: MILTFVGTAGSGKTTLTREFGRYLEENGYRVAYVNLDTGVRHIPYNPSLDVREKVTAWEIMEEGYGPNGAIVESYDRLLPHVEFYIDAILRLNEENDYVLLDTPGQMETFLFHEFGVRLMENLPEPLAAYLFSPDILKKPHDFCFVKFFSLMIDLRLGTTTVPVLSKVDTVRDIERYRKYLEDTDYLTARLKLDPSTQGLLAYKLCSMLSELTPPTRVVYVSAKTREGFDELETLAYEHYCTCGDLT, translated from the coding sequence GTGATATTGACTTTTGTGGGGACGGCAGGAAGCGGAAAGACGACCCTAACCAGAGAATTTGGGCGGTATCTCGAAGAAAACGGCTACAGAGTTGCCTATGTGAATCTGGACACGGGGGTTAGACACATTCCCTATAATCCAAGTCTCGACGTTAGGGAAAAGGTCACAGCCTGGGAAATTATGGAAGAGGGCTATGGACCGAACGGGGCCATAGTTGAGAGCTATGATAGGCTTTTGCCCCACGTGGAGTTCTATATAGATGCCATTCTCCGGCTCAACGAGGAAAACGACTACGTTCTGCTCGACACTCCCGGCCAGATGGAGACCTTCCTGTTCCATGAGTTTGGAGTACGGCTGATGGAAAACCTCCCAGAGCCACTCGCGGCGTATCTCTTCAGCCCAGACATTCTCAAGAAGCCCCACGACTTCTGCTTCGTCAAGTTCTTCAGCCTGATGATAGATCTGCGCCTCGGAACAACAACCGTTCCCGTCCTGAGCAAGGTGGACACCGTCAGGGACATCGAAAGGTACAGGAAATACCTCGAGGACACAGACTACCTGACCGCGAGGCTGAAGCTCGACCCGTCCACGCAGGGCCTCTTGGCATACAAGCTGTGCTCGATGCTCTCGGAACTCACCCCTCCGACAAGGGTTGTCTATGTCTCGGCCAAAACCCGTGAGGGATTCGACGAGCTGGAAACACTGGCATACGAGCATTACTGCACCTGCGGAGATTTGACCTAG
- the mce gene encoding methylmalonyl-CoA epimerase, producing the protein MIKKIDHVGIAVKNLEDAIKVWEGLGLSVEEIEEVPDQKVRTAIIHVGESRIELLEPTAEDSPIAKFIAKRGEGIHHIALGVDNIEEHLAKLKDAGYRLIDEQPRIGAGGAKIAFVHPKAVTGVLLELCERNEE; encoded by the coding sequence GTGATAAAGAAGATCGACCACGTTGGAATTGCTGTGAAAAACCTTGAGGATGCTATAAAGGTCTGGGAGGGTCTTGGCCTTAGCGTTGAAGAGATTGAAGAAGTGCCGGATCAGAAAGTTAGAACCGCCATAATACACGTTGGAGAGAGCAGGATTGAGCTTCTTGAGCCGACTGCGGAGGATTCTCCAATAGCTAAGTTCATTGCTAAGCGCGGAGAGGGAATACACCACATTGCACTTGGAGTTGATAACATTGAGGAACACCTTGCAAAACTCAAGGATGCTGGGTATAGGCTGATAGACGAACAGCCCAGAATAGGGGCCGGTGGTGCGAAAATAGCATTCGTCCACCCCAAGGCAGTAACCGGAGTTCTGCTCGAATTATGTGAAAGGAATGAAGAGTAA
- a CDS encoding PHP domain-containing protein: MMDMHTHTSYSDGVGTILENLAEAERKGLRLLGISDHIHYFTPKSFNAYLRDINTAGEDSEVVLLSGIEANIEPNGPDIVEYFAERLDYVIASVHKWVETPREYIELVKTALMDDNVDVIGHFGANFPYIGYPSRDELMEILELAEANGKAFEISSRYRVPELDFVRECIKRGIKLTFASDAHWPKGVGNVSWSEKVFKKAGGKKEDLLFSELL, encoded by the coding sequence ATGATGGACATGCACACCCACACCAGCTACTCCGACGGGGTGGGGACGATACTAGAAAACCTTGCCGAGGCGGAGCGGAAAGGGCTCAGGCTGCTGGGGATAAGTGACCACATTCACTACTTTACCCCAAAGAGCTTCAACGCGTATCTGCGGGATATCAACACTGCAGGGGAGGACTCTGAAGTTGTCCTCTTATCGGGAATCGAAGCCAACATTGAGCCGAACGGGCCAGATATCGTTGAATATTTCGCAGAGCGGCTTGATTACGTCATAGCAAGCGTCCACAAGTGGGTGGAAACCCCCCGGGAATACATCGAGCTTGTCAAAACCGCCCTGATGGACGATAATGTGGACGTAATCGGCCACTTCGGCGCAAACTTCCCCTACATAGGCTACCCGAGCAGAGATGAGCTGATGGAAATCCTTGAGCTGGCCGAGGCGAACGGGAAGGCCTTCGAGATAAGCTCAAGGTATAGGGTTCCCGAGCTGGACTTCGTGAGAGAGTGCATAAAGAGGGGGATAAAGCTGACGTTTGCCAGCGACGCCCACTGGCCGAAGGGTGTTGGAAACGTTTCCTGGAGTGAGAAGGTCTTCAAAAAGGCGGGAGGGAAAAAGGAGGACCTCCTCTTCTCGGAGCTGTTATAA